In the genome of Phlebotomus papatasi isolate M1 chromosome 2, Ppap_2.1, whole genome shotgun sequence, one region contains:
- the LOC129800821 gene encoding transcription factor grauzone-like, producing the protein MSNNQDLDSKFLIKQEIRVKGDELCRLCVAKTYEYSSVFLDNLHESLKTCLGLTIQETDNWPKFICRKCLDTAKVCVRFVSTIRESESTLRNLYGDLKDLEIKPDIEMIDIQSMPLEVDVESDGLEEKVTTRKRSLRKVLQKEPPADKSPPKKRGRPRKQVIPETKVEIEEIPPAPQSPLEMEKSPPPSPESQPGSPYVQESTSEDEETKEKEPVKVTRKRGRPRKGTVVPKRTLSIKRVDRKYNKEIAEENIRKIEEFFKMDCNLCQQSYTKLKDLQAHYREIHKRKGYVVCCNVKFNRPSKILQHFDHHMNPDAFKCCHCAKTFKNKYGLRLHTENSHTPPELHKYKCPNCPKTFMSMIRYKKHSYVHVTDAEKSHICPHCSKAFAFKANLQIHIKQMHEEVAYHVCEICAKMFKNKDVFLRHQKTHTGEKIEKLPCPVCGNSFKYKAQLKLHMKRHNDSGQVFRCHLCNKESPNSLALHEHIKYVHVRERKHKCNLCSSAFKTPIGLREHMATHTSSQILYTCLFCPKQFNSNANKYVHQKRKHPIEYEAMKQKKTSENLYEIEANK; encoded by the exons ATGTCGAACAATCAAGATttggatagtaaattcttaaTTAAACAGGAAATAAGAGTAAAGGGTGATGAATTGTGTCGTTTGTGTGTTGCAAAAACTTACGAGTATTCGTCAGTATTTCTCGATAATCTTCATGAATCTCTCAAAACATGTCTTGGACTTACG ATCCAAGAAACAGACAATTGGCCCAAGTTCATTTGTCGGAAATGCTTGGATACAGCAAAGGTATGTGTAAGGTTTGTATCGACTATCCGGGAGAGTGAATCAACTCTCCGGAATCTCTATGGAGACTTGAAGGATTTAGAGATCAAGCCCGATATAGAGATGATTGATATACAGTCAATGCCTCTGGAAGTGGATGTAGAAAGTGATGGGCTGGAAGAGAAGGTGACTACAAGGAAGAGGTCCTTGAGAAAGGTATTGCAGAAGGAGCCTCCGGCGGATAAATCACCGCCAAAAAAGCGAGGGCGTCCTCGGAAGCAAGTAATTCCTGAGACAAAGGTTGAAATAGAAGAAATTCCACCTGCACCGCAATCTCCACTTGAAATGGAGAAATCTCCTCCTCCGTCACCAGAATCTCAGCCTGGATCTCCCTATGTGCAGGAAAGTACGAGTGAAGATGAGGAGACTAAGGAGAAGGAGCCAGTGAAAGTTACTCGGAAGAGAGGAAGGCCTCGCAAGGGAACTGTAGTACCCAAACGTACTCTTTCAATCAAACGAGTAGACCGAAAGTACAACAAGGAAATTGCTGAAGAGAATATAAGGAAGATTGAGGAATTCTTCAAGATGGACTGCAATTTGTGCCAGCAATCGTACACAAAATTGAAAGACTTACAGGCCCACTACCGGGAAATCCACAAACGCAAAGGGTACGTTGTCTGTTGCAATGTTAAATTTAATCGTCCGTCGAAGATTCTACAGCATTTTGACCATCATATGAATCCTGACGCCTTCAAATGCTGTCACTGCGCTAAGACGTTCAAGAATAAGTATGGCCTACGTCTGCATACGGAAAATAGCCATACTCCACCTGAATTGCACAAGTACAAGTGTCCAAATTGCCCAAAAACTTTCATGAGCATGATTCGGTACAAGAAGCATTCATATGTCCATGTTACAGATGCAGAAAAAAGCCACATTTGTCCTCATTGCAGCAAAGCCTTCGCCTTCAAGGCTAATCTGCAAATTCACATTAAGCAGATGCACGAGGAAGTGGCTTATCATGTCTGTGAGATTTGCGCAAAGATGTTCAAGAACAAGGATGTATTCCTGCGACATCAAAAAACTCACACcggggaaaaaattgaaaaactgccATGTCCCGTGTGTGGAAATTCATTTAAGTATAAAGCCCAACTGAAGCTTCACATGAAGCGCCACAATGATTCTGGCCAGGTGTTTCGGTGTCATCTGTGCAACAAAGAATCACCCAATAGCTTGGCTTTGCATGAGCACATTAAATATGTTCATGTCCGCGAGAGAAAGCACAAGTGCAATCTCTGCAGTAGCGCATTTAAAACACCGATCGGACTTAGGGAGCACATGGCAACTCATACGTCCAGTCAAATTCTCTACACTTGCCTTTTCTGTCCCAAGCAATTCAACAGCAATGCCAACAAGTACGTTCATCAAAAGCGGAAGCATCCTATTGAGTATGAGGCCATGAAGCAGAAGAAAACTTCGGAAAATCTCTACGAAATTGAAGCAAATAAGTAG
- the LOC129800824 gene encoding zinc finger protein 91-like isoform X1, which yields MSSFSELDNTLSLNFKEELKSEGAEICRICVKSFTEYHCIFKENLQECLYTFFGIYVKETDSWPKNICKICCDQMKIAVKFLVKIRSSEKLLYDLLGNLKQINLKPDIQVVDVKGNPNYVQDVFCKISDDEISVNSNSAIEDTEIVKDDDNSVSSFNEVLANDCPNGNYSRSDPLEILNSTPANNIPEKNVKSSELNRSFRYDKVEREKQLERIEDFFKMDCELCGKKCSKLKDLQSHFRKEHKQKAYVVCCKSKFKHRCKIEEHMELHLNPSAFKCVECGKLSRTKYNLHLHMKNSHTPREFHKFICDKCPATFMTMERYKKHAFVHLPEDKKMNKCSKCNKAFSFKANLRIHIEQVHNKRPSEHICEVCAKIFNNREVFRRHLKTHSKERLKKFSCNTCDKTFVYDYHLKRHMLRHNDSGEAFVCHICGKNAPNGPALNAHINYVHIKEKKHKCTQCDSAFKTPRALKQHIICLHSGEVLYTCIFCYKRFKCRTSKYFHQKHQHPAEYKELQEKKNAEK from the exons ATGTCCTCTTTTAGTGAATTGGATAACactttaagtttaaattttaaagaagaatTAAAAAGTGAAGGAGCAGAAATATGCAGAATTTGTGTAAAAAGCTTCACAGAATATCAttgtatttttaaagaaaatcttcaagaatGTCTGTACACATTTTTTGGAATCTAT GTAAAAGAGACGGACAGCTGGccgaaaaatatttgcaaaatttgttgTGACCAAATGAAAATTGCAGTAAAATTCCTCGTTAAAATCCGCAGCAGTGAGAAGCTTCTCTATGATCTTCTTGGGAAtttgaaacaaattaatttaaaaccaGATATTCAAGTTGTAGACGTGAAGGGGAATCCTAATTATGTACAAGATGTCTTTTGTAAAATATCTGACGACGAAATTTCTGTTAATTCAAATTCCGCAATTGAAGATACTGAAATAGTTAAAGATGATGACAATAGCGTATCATCCTTTAATGAAGTTCTTGCAAATGATTGCCCTAATGGAAATTATTCTAGATCTGATCCACTTGAGATTCTCAATAGCACCCCTGCAAATAACATTCCAGAGAAAAATGTTAAATCTTCAGAATTAAACAGAAGCTTTCGATATGATAAAGTCGAGAGGGAAAAACAGCTCGAACGAATAGAGGATTTCTTCAAGATGGATTGTGAACTTTGTgggaaaaaatgttcaaaactcAAAGATCTACAAAGTCATTTCCGGAAGGAGCACAAACAGAAGGCCTATGTGGTATGCTGTAAATCCAAATTCAAGCACAGATGCAAAATTGAAGAGCACATGGAACTCCATCTCAATCCATCGGCATTTAAGTGCGTAGAGTGCGGAAAGTTGTCCAGGACCAAGTACAATTTGCATCTTCACATGAAAAACAGCCATACCCCAAGGGAATTTCATAAATTCATATGCGACAAGTGCCCAGCCACATTTATGACCATGGAAAGGTACAAGAAACATGCCTTTGTGCATCTTCCGGAAGATAAAAAGATGAACAAGTGTTCGAAGTGCAACAAAGCATTTTCGTTTAAGGCCAATTTGAGGATTCATATTGAACAAGTGCACAATAAGAGACCTTCTGAGCACATTTGTGAGGTTTGTGCCAAGATATTCAACAATCGTGAAGTATTTCGTCGTCATTTGAAGACCCACAGTAAAGAAAGACTGAAGAAATTTTCCTGCAATACTTGTGATAAAACCTTCGTCTACGACTATCATCTCAAGAGGCATATGTTGCGGCATAATGACTCTGGAGAGGCATTCGTTTGTCATATCTGCGGGAAAAATGCACCAAATGGTCCTGCACTTAATGCCCATATTAATTATGTTCACATTAAAGAGAAGAAACATAAATGCACTCAATGCGACAGTGCCTTTAAGACACCTCGAGCACTGAAGCAGCATATTATTTGCCTCCATTCTGGGGAAGTTCTTTACACTTGTATATTCTGTTACAAAAGATTCAAATGTCGCACGTCCAAATATTTTCACCAGAAACATCAGCATCCAGCAGAATACAAAGAGCTTCAAGAGAAAAAGAATgcagaaaagtga
- the LOC129800824 gene encoding transcription factor grauzone-like isoform X2: MKIAVKFLVKIRSSEKLLYDLLGNLKQINLKPDIQVVDVKGNPNYVQDVFCKISDDEISVNSNSAIEDTEIVKDDDNSVSSFNEVLANDCPNGNYSRSDPLEILNSTPANNIPEKNVKSSELNRSFRYDKVEREKQLERIEDFFKMDCELCGKKCSKLKDLQSHFRKEHKQKAYVVCCKSKFKHRCKIEEHMELHLNPSAFKCVECGKLSRTKYNLHLHMKNSHTPREFHKFICDKCPATFMTMERYKKHAFVHLPEDKKMNKCSKCNKAFSFKANLRIHIEQVHNKRPSEHICEVCAKIFNNREVFRRHLKTHSKERLKKFSCNTCDKTFVYDYHLKRHMLRHNDSGEAFVCHICGKNAPNGPALNAHINYVHIKEKKHKCTQCDSAFKTPRALKQHIICLHSGEVLYTCIFCYKRFKCRTSKYFHQKHQHPAEYKELQEKKNAEK; this comes from the coding sequence ATGAAAATTGCAGTAAAATTCCTCGTTAAAATCCGCAGCAGTGAGAAGCTTCTCTATGATCTTCTTGGGAAtttgaaacaaattaatttaaaaccaGATATTCAAGTTGTAGACGTGAAGGGGAATCCTAATTATGTACAAGATGTCTTTTGTAAAATATCTGACGACGAAATTTCTGTTAATTCAAATTCCGCAATTGAAGATACTGAAATAGTTAAAGATGATGACAATAGCGTATCATCCTTTAATGAAGTTCTTGCAAATGATTGCCCTAATGGAAATTATTCTAGATCTGATCCACTTGAGATTCTCAATAGCACCCCTGCAAATAACATTCCAGAGAAAAATGTTAAATCTTCAGAATTAAACAGAAGCTTTCGATATGATAAAGTCGAGAGGGAAAAACAGCTCGAACGAATAGAGGATTTCTTCAAGATGGATTGTGAACTTTGTgggaaaaaatgttcaaaactcAAAGATCTACAAAGTCATTTCCGGAAGGAGCACAAACAGAAGGCCTATGTGGTATGCTGTAAATCCAAATTCAAGCACAGATGCAAAATTGAAGAGCACATGGAACTCCATCTCAATCCATCGGCATTTAAGTGCGTAGAGTGCGGAAAGTTGTCCAGGACCAAGTACAATTTGCATCTTCACATGAAAAACAGCCATACCCCAAGGGAATTTCATAAATTCATATGCGACAAGTGCCCAGCCACATTTATGACCATGGAAAGGTACAAGAAACATGCCTTTGTGCATCTTCCGGAAGATAAAAAGATGAACAAGTGTTCGAAGTGCAACAAAGCATTTTCGTTTAAGGCCAATTTGAGGATTCATATTGAACAAGTGCACAATAAGAGACCTTCTGAGCACATTTGTGAGGTTTGTGCCAAGATATTCAACAATCGTGAAGTATTTCGTCGTCATTTGAAGACCCACAGTAAAGAAAGACTGAAGAAATTTTCCTGCAATACTTGTGATAAAACCTTCGTCTACGACTATCATCTCAAGAGGCATATGTTGCGGCATAATGACTCTGGAGAGGCATTCGTTTGTCATATCTGCGGGAAAAATGCACCAAATGGTCCTGCACTTAATGCCCATATTAATTATGTTCACATTAAAGAGAAGAAACATAAATGCACTCAATGCGACAGTGCCTTTAAGACACCTCGAGCACTGAAGCAGCATATTATTTGCCTCCATTCTGGGGAAGTTCTTTACACTTGTATATTCTGTTACAAAAGATTCAAATGTCGCACGTCCAAATATTTTCACCAGAAACATCAGCATCCAGCAGAATACAAAGAGCTTCAAGAGAAAAAGAATgcagaaaagtga
- the LOC129800823 gene encoding PR domain zinc finger protein 5-like gives MSINKDLPGLVDSKLFIKTEIETEGHELCRLCVANSLQYSSIFLDNLHLSLRTYLGLQIEETDNWPKFICRKCFDTANVCVEFISTIRESESTLKSIYGDLRDLDRKPGIEIVDIRSVPQYEFEVKREEVDEEVPSRRRSVRKVVKKPIKTSPKKRGRPRKHKIPDEDLVKHESDALFLESHSSNLIVKSSPVSDSQPESPFVQNDASEDEKIEEKPGKITRKKLDISEYTRKVEEFFKMDCDICDQSCNTLPNLQNHYRTVHNRKGYVMCCNIKLNRRSKVLQHLELHKNPNAFQCTQCSKTFKNKEGLQLHTVNSHTPKELHKYKCSKCPKTFMSPFRFNAHSLVHVTEEEKDHICPHCNKAFPAKANLRNHIKNMHEEVDYHVCEICAKMFKSKDFLRHLTTHSDEKVEKTLPCPICGKLFRYKSQLNHHIERHNDSGQVFRCHLCNKEAPNKSALQKHIRFVHIREKKHKCNLCESAFKTPLGLREHMATHTSNQILYTCLFCPKQFNSNANKYVHQKRKHPVEYEAMKNKKETGNLHNMES, from the exons ATGTCAATAAACAAGGACTTACCAGGATTAGTAGATAGTAAACTCTTTATAAAAACAGAAATTGAAACAGAAGGACATGAATTGTGTCGTTTGTGCGTTGCAAATTCCTTACAATATTCGTCAATATTCCTTGACAATCTTCATCTATCTCTCAGGACATACCTTGGATTACAG ATAGAAGAAACGGATAATTGGCCTAAGTTCATTTGCCGAAAATGCTTCGATACGGCAAATGTATGCGTGGAATTCATCTCAACGATACGGGAAAGCGAATCCACTTTGAAAAGTATATACGGAGATTTAAGAGATTTGGACAGAAAACCTGGCATTGAAATAGTAGATATAAGGTCAGTCCCTCAATATGAATTTGAGGTGAAAAGGGAAGAGGTAGATGAAGAGGTTCCTTCGAGGAGGAGGTCCGTGAGAAAGGTAGTAAAAAAGCCCATCAAGACATCACCAAAGAAGAGAGGACGACCTCGGAAGCATAAGATCCCGGATGAAGATTTAGTAAAACACGAATCAGATGCACTGTTCTTAGAGTCTCACTCTTCAAATCTGATAGTTAAGTCGTCCCCAGTGTCTGACTCTCAACCAGAATCGCCATTTGTTCAAAACGATGCAAGTGAAGATGAGAAAATTGAAGAGAAACCAGGAAAAATTACCCGTAAGAAATTAGACATCTCAGAGTATACAAGGAAGGTTGAAGAATTTTTTAAGATGGACTGTGACATATGTGACCAATCATGCAATACACTACCAAATCTACAAAATCACTACCGTACAGTTCACAATCGAAAAGGATATGTGATGTGCTGCAATATAAAGCTCAATCGACGATCGAAAGTCCTGCAACATTTGGAACTTCATAAAAATCCAAATGCCTTTCAGTGCACCCAATGCTCAAAGACATTTAAGAATAAGGAGGGTTTGCAATTGCATACAGTAAACAGTCATACTCCCAAAGAACTTCATAAGTACAAATGCTCCAAATGTCCAAAAACATTTATGAGTCCCTTTCGATTTAATGCCCATTCCCTTGTACATGTTACTGAAGAGGAAAAGGATCATATTTGTCCGCACTGCAATAAGGCATTTCCAGCAAAAGCCAATCTTCGCAATCACATTAAAAATATGCACGAAGAAGTGGATTATCATGTCTGTGAAATCTGCGCAAAAATGTTCAAGAGCAAGGATTTCCTACGCCATCTGACAACCCATTCAGACGAGAAGGTTGAAAAAACTCTTCCATGTCCAATATGTGGCAAATTATTCCGGTACAAGAGTCAACTGAATCACCACATTGAACGTCACAATGATTCTGGTCAGGTATTTCGATGTCATCTTTGCAATAAGGAAGCACCCAATAAATCTGCTTTGCAGAAACATATAAGATTTGTTCACATCCGCGAAAAGAAACATAAATGTAATCTCTGTGAAAGTGCTTTTAAAACACCTTTGGGATTGCGAGAACACATGGCAACTCATACGTCTAATCAAATCCTCTACACCTGTCTCTTCTGCCCCAAACAATTCAACAGCAATGCTAATAAGTACGTTCATCAGAAACGGAAGCATCCTGTGGAATATGAGGCCATGAAGAATAAAAAGGAAACTGGAAATCTCCATAACATGGAATCATAA